The following proteins are co-located in the Micromonospora coriariae genome:
- a CDS encoding ABC transporter ATP-binding protein, whose amino-acid sequence MTAQPDALVIEDLVMHFGPVRAVDGVSLTIARGRVTALVGESGSGKSTVGRCVVRLVEPTAGVVRIAGTDVTHLSRRQLRPHRSAVSIVFQDPAASLDPRMLVGEVVAEPLRLSGKRIPRRDREARVASELERVGLRAEVARRYPHELSGGQRQRVSIARALISEPRLLIADEPTSALDVSVQASVLNLLADLQRDIGFACLFITHDLSAVEYLADDIAVMYLGQLVEKGSRERIFARPAHPYTQALLSAAPVADPVRQRQRQPVLLGDDLPSALDPPSGCRFRTRCPLAFDRCATEVPAQVGIGDGMAACHLVKPDGTGPDVRTAETSEVLS is encoded by the coding sequence ATGACGGCCCAGCCGGACGCCCTGGTGATCGAGGACCTGGTGATGCACTTCGGCCCGGTACGGGCCGTGGACGGAGTGTCCCTCACCATTGCGAGGGGCCGGGTCACGGCCCTGGTGGGGGAGAGCGGCTCCGGAAAGTCGACTGTGGGCCGCTGCGTGGTGCGGCTCGTGGAACCGACAGCGGGTGTGGTCCGGATCGCCGGAACGGACGTCACGCACCTGTCTCGGCGACAGCTACGCCCGCACCGCAGTGCGGTGTCGATCGTCTTCCAGGACCCCGCCGCCTCGCTGGACCCGCGCATGCTGGTGGGCGAGGTCGTGGCCGAGCCGTTGCGACTGTCCGGGAAGCGGATCCCGCGGCGTGACCGGGAGGCACGGGTCGCCAGCGAACTCGAGCGGGTGGGTCTGCGTGCCGAGGTGGCCCGCCGCTATCCCCATGAGCTCTCCGGCGGGCAGCGCCAGCGGGTCAGCATCGCGCGGGCCCTGATCTCCGAGCCCCGGTTGCTCATCGCGGACGAACCGACGAGCGCACTCGACGTGTCCGTGCAGGCGTCGGTGCTCAACCTCCTCGCCGACCTGCAACGCGACATCGGGTTCGCCTGCCTCTTCATCACCCACGACCTGTCCGCCGTCGAGTACCTGGCCGACGACATCGCCGTCATGTACCTGGGCCAGCTCGTCGAGAAGGGTTCGCGCGAGCGGATCTTCGCTCGGCCCGCCCACCCCTACACGCAGGCGCTGCTGTCGGCCGCGCCGGTGGCGGACCCGGTCCGGCAGCGGCAGCGTCAGCCGGTGCTGCTCGGCGACGACCTTCCGTCCGCGCTGGATCCGCCGTCCGGTTGCCGCTTTCGCACCCGGTGCCCGCTCGCGTTCGACCGGTGCGCGACGGAGGTACCGGCGCAGGTGGGAATCGGCGACGGCATGGCCGCGTGCCACCTGGTCAAGCCGGACGGCACCGGCCCCGACGTCCGGACCGCAGAAACGAGTGAGGTGTTGTCATGA
- a CDS encoding ABC transporter ATP-binding protein, whose protein sequence is MTTAERAGPAAAVATPVLAVRDLSVSFPTETGTVSAVDGVSLDLAPGEIVGMVGESGCGKSVTAMSIAGLLPGSARISGSVRLNGTELVGTREAALRRVRGKEIAYIFQEPMTSLNPVLTVGRQIGEVLQIHERMSRRAARARAVELLTLVGIPSAAKRVDNYPHQLSGGMRQRVMIAMAVACGPKVLVADEPTTALDVTVQAGILQVLRDLRDRLGTSILVITHDLGVIADIADRVVVMYAGRVVERAPVTDLFAHPYHRYTAGLLSASPTPGRHAGTDRLQEIPGLVPVLSVQPDACTFADRCPAADARCRESKPPLEVVGAGGTDHLAACWHPCPSPRSHPEEAHR, encoded by the coding sequence ATGACCACAGCCGAACGGGCGGGACCCGCCGCCGCGGTCGCCACACCCGTCCTGGCGGTACGCGACCTCTCGGTCTCGTTCCCCACCGAGACCGGGACCGTCTCGGCGGTCGACGGGGTCAGCCTCGATCTCGCACCCGGAGAGATCGTCGGGATGGTGGGCGAGTCGGGATGCGGAAAGAGCGTCACCGCGATGAGCATCGCGGGCCTGCTCCCCGGCAGCGCCCGGATCTCCGGATCGGTGCGACTGAACGGCACCGAACTCGTCGGCACCCGTGAGGCGGCGCTTCGCCGCGTACGCGGCAAGGAGATCGCCTACATCTTCCAGGAGCCCATGACGTCGCTCAATCCGGTGCTCACCGTCGGGCGGCAGATCGGCGAGGTGCTCCAGATCCACGAACGGATGTCCCGGCGAGCCGCCCGGGCCCGTGCCGTCGAACTGTTGACGCTCGTCGGGATCCCGTCCGCCGCGAAACGCGTCGACAACTATCCGCATCAGCTCTCGGGAGGCATGCGCCAACGCGTGATGATCGCGATGGCGGTGGCCTGCGGCCCCAAGGTGCTGGTGGCCGACGAACCGACCACCGCGCTGGACGTCACGGTCCAGGCCGGCATCCTGCAGGTGCTGCGGGACCTGCGCGACCGGCTCGGCACGAGCATCCTGGTCATCACGCACGACCTCGGCGTGATCGCCGACATCGCGGACCGCGTCGTCGTCATGTACGCGGGGCGGGTGGTGGAGCGCGCACCGGTCACGGACCTGTTCGCGCACCCCTACCACCGGTACACCGCCGGGCTCCTGTCGGCGTCACCGACGCCGGGCAGACACGCGGGCACCGACCGGTTGCAGGAGATCCCCGGTCTGGTGCCGGTCCTGTCGGTCCAGCCGGACGCGTGCACCTTCGCGGACCGGTGCCCCGCAGCAGACGCGCGGTGTCGCGAATCCAAGCCGCCCCTGGAGGTGGTGGGAGCCGGCGGCACCGACCACCTCGCGGCATGCTGGCACCCGTGCCCATCGCCCCGATCGCACCCCGAGGAGGCGCACCGATGA
- the fxsT gene encoding FxSxx-COOH system tetratricopeptide repeat protein, producing MNVSPTADPVDVFVSYAGPDRPWAEWVAHQLLTAGYSVELDVWNWSVGSNAVLNMDGALNRARRVVALYSAAYFERNRFSLDEWTAVLAERPDAHGRRRLVPVRVEAVNPPTILAPLVYGDLFGLDEQHALEVLLKAVEGVAGKPSTSPHFPGRRAFSGGDGPRRPGTYPAVWNVPHRHPAFTGREAALASLRERLTSGDRAVVQALHGWGGVGKTQVAIEYAHLFGGAYELVWWIDAERPDLIGEQISALAVAAGWVDPETIVTTALTTTMQRLRAVSRWLMIFDNAESAEHLASWLPPQNGHVIITSRSSTFADVAIPVELDVFTRSESITLLRQYLPLLGDREADRLAHALGDLPLGLAQAGGLIVETKMTVPEYLAELDVRAAMVLAESKPASYTAPLAAAVQLSTSQLRTEDPAAFQLLNLCAYLAPEPIPLDWFTAAGADALDEPLATVVTARLAFRLSLRRLARVGLARLTDDGMQLHRLTQAVLRDQGTPQECEMARQRVEGLIASVEPDNDGSDPASWPAWATLLPHLLTLDPATAGRRVWTVACNALYYLVMRGEYQTALSLAEAWHRHWLAAAGPDDRHVLWAANQVATAHHRLGHHEQARRLNEDTLSRHSRALGDDHSNTLTSANNLAVNLAALGDHERARQLNEDTLNRRRRALGDDHPDTLRSANNLAINLAASGDHERARQLNEDTLNRRRRVLGDDHPDTLSAANNLAVNLTALGEDEQARQLDEDTLNRRRRVLGDDHPDTLSAANNLAYDLTVLGHHEQARQLNEDTLNRRRRVLGTNHPDTLKSAAGLAINLAALGDDERSRQLTDQISTQRRRVPEGDALESP from the coding sequence GTGAATGTGTCGCCGACCGCCGATCCGGTTGACGTGTTCGTCAGCTATGCGGGCCCTGACCGTCCATGGGCGGAGTGGGTGGCTCATCAACTGCTCACCGCCGGGTACTCGGTCGAGTTGGATGTCTGGAATTGGTCAGTCGGCAGCAACGCCGTATTGAACATGGACGGTGCGCTCAACCGGGCCAGGCGGGTGGTGGCCTTATACTCAGCGGCCTACTTCGAGCGGAACCGGTTCTCCCTCGATGAGTGGACTGCGGTGTTGGCGGAACGCCCGGATGCGCATGGCCGACGCAGGTTGGTGCCGGTACGGGTGGAGGCCGTCAATCCGCCGACGATCCTGGCGCCGCTGGTGTACGGGGACTTGTTCGGGCTGGATGAGCAGCATGCCCTCGAGGTGTTGCTGAAAGCAGTCGAGGGTGTGGCGGGGAAACCATCGACTTCACCGCACTTTCCCGGAAGACGGGCGTTCTCCGGTGGGGACGGCCCCCGGAGGCCCGGCACGTACCCGGCGGTCTGGAACGTCCCCCATCGGCATCCCGCGTTCACCGGACGCGAAGCCGCGTTGGCCTCACTGCGGGAGCGACTGACATCCGGCGACCGTGCCGTTGTGCAGGCACTGCACGGGTGGGGCGGTGTGGGCAAGACGCAGGTGGCCATCGAGTACGCGCACCTGTTCGGGGGCGCCTACGAACTGGTGTGGTGGATCGATGCGGAGCGCCCTGACCTGATTGGCGAACAGATTTCCGCCCTGGCGGTCGCGGCGGGCTGGGTCGACCCGGAGACGATCGTGACGACTGCCCTGACAACCACGATGCAGCGGCTACGGGCGGTGTCCAGGTGGCTGATGATCTTCGACAACGCCGAGTCCGCTGAGCACCTCGCGTCATGGCTGCCGCCGCAGAACGGTCACGTCATCATCACGTCGCGAAGCAGCACATTTGCCGACGTCGCCATTCCTGTCGAACTCGATGTGTTCACCCGGAGTGAGTCGATTACCCTCCTCAGGCAATATCTGCCACTGCTGGGCGATCGGGAGGCCGACCGGTTGGCGCACGCACTGGGAGATCTCCCTCTGGGGTTGGCGCAGGCCGGCGGCCTGATTGTCGAGACCAAGATGACTGTTCCTGAATATCTGGCCGAACTCGACGTGCGTGCCGCGATGGTGTTGGCGGAGAGCAAACCGGCGTCATATACCGCGCCACTTGCCGCCGCGGTCCAGCTTTCGACGAGCCAACTCAGGACAGAAGACCCGGCCGCTTTTCAGCTGCTGAACCTCTGCGCCTACCTGGCCCCGGAGCCCATCCCGCTGGACTGGTTCACCGCCGCGGGCGCCGACGCGCTCGACGAACCCCTTGCCACAGTGGTCACCGCGCGGTTGGCGTTTCGCCTCAGCCTTCGGCGGCTGGCACGCGTCGGTTTGGCCCGCCTCACCGATGATGGCATGCAGTTGCACCGGTTGACCCAGGCCGTCCTGCGCGACCAAGGCACCCCGCAAGAGTGCGAGATGGCCCGCCAGCGCGTCGAGGGCCTCATCGCAAGCGTCGAACCCGACAACGACGGCAGCGACCCAGCCTCCTGGCCTGCGTGGGCAACGCTGCTACCCCACCTCCTGACCCTCGACCCGGCCACCGCCGGCCGTCGCGTCTGGACGGTGGCCTGCAACGCCCTGTATTACCTGGTCATGCGCGGCGAGTACCAGACCGCGCTCTCGCTCGCGGAAGCATGGCACCGGCACTGGTTGGCAGCCGCCGGCCCGGATGATCGTCACGTCCTGTGGGCCGCCAACCAGGTCGCCACCGCGCACCATCGCCTTGGACACCACGAGCAGGCCCGCCGACTCAACGAGGACACGCTCAGCCGTCACAGCCGCGCCCTGGGTGACGATCACTCCAACACCCTGACCTCGGCCAACAATCTGGCCGTCAACCTGGCGGCTCTCGGCGATCACGAACGGGCCCGACAACTCAACGAGGACACCCTGAACCGCCGACGCCGCGCGCTGGGCGACGATCACCCCGACACCCTGCGCTCAGCCAACAACCTCGCGATCAACCTGGCCGCTTCCGGCGATCACGAGCGGGCCCGACAACTCAACGAGGACACCCTGAACCGCCGACGCCGCGTCCTGGGCGACGATCACCCCGACACGCTCAGCGCGGCCAACAACCTGGCCGTCAACCTGACCGCACTCGGTGAGGACGAGCAGGCCCGTCAGTTGGACGAGGACACCCTGAACCGCCGACGCCGCGTCCTGGGCGACGATCACCCCGACACCCTCAGCGCGGCCAACAACCTGGCCTATGACCTGACCGTTCTGGGGCATCACGAACAGGCTCGCCAGCTGAACGAGGACACCCTGAACCGTCGTCGGCGCGTGCTCGGCACGAATCACCCCGACACCCTGAAGTCGGCCGCCGGCCTTGCCATCAATCTGGCCGCTCTTGGCGACGACGAGCGGTCCCGCCAGTTGACAGACCAGATTTCGACCCAGCGTCGCCGGGTTCCGGAAGGTGACGCCCTGGAGTCGCCCTGA
- a CDS encoding ABC transporter substrate-binding protein: MTNLSLSETSLPRRRSLRAAVAAVAVACAVVACSPVSNGGDDNQSGDNQSAGQDSFGTPADPAAVKQGGKLVIALSAEPDALDPTLSRSLYSRYVFQAMCQKLYDVNEQAQVVPQLATALPTTSSDGRTVTIPLRQGARFADGTPFDSAAVKATIQRHLTHARSARKSELGPIDGVDTPDAQTVVLRLKQPFAPLLGALADRAGMIMSAKALQSLGDDFASAPVCVGPFKFAKRVPQNSIEVVKDPNYYETDKVHLDGISWRILSDASIRAANLRAGDAQVADSISTQDVASLRQEASISVLQSQSLGYQGLTINIGNVDGIGTAPKPINRPLAQNAKVRQAFEHAIDRKALVDAVFNGIHTAACSPISPASPFSSPEAQTCPAHDPAKAKQLLTEAGVQMPYTITMLASNTPDTLRLAQALQSMLKDGGFDLKINPVEYSSLLDEQDRGNFELLQLGWSGRIDPDANITNFVGTRASQNVSGYSNPQLDTLLTQARQAGDIEERKKLYGQAVTLLQQDDALIYLYRQRNLTAVSKQIQGLQVFPDGVIRAAFAGFTK, translated from the coding sequence ATGACGAACCTCTCCCTCAGCGAAACGAGCCTGCCCCGGCGCCGTTCACTCCGGGCCGCAGTGGCGGCGGTCGCTGTTGCCTGCGCGGTCGTTGCCTGCTCACCGGTGTCGAACGGCGGGGATGACAACCAGTCCGGCGACAACCAGTCGGCAGGCCAGGATTCCTTCGGTACGCCGGCAGACCCCGCTGCCGTGAAGCAGGGCGGCAAGCTGGTCATCGCCCTCTCGGCAGAACCCGACGCGCTGGACCCGACACTGTCGCGCAGCCTCTACTCCCGCTACGTCTTCCAGGCGATGTGCCAGAAGCTCTACGACGTGAACGAACAGGCGCAGGTCGTACCGCAGCTCGCGACCGCCCTGCCCACCACGAGCAGCGACGGCAGGACGGTCACCATCCCGCTGCGCCAGGGCGCCCGCTTCGCGGACGGGACACCGTTCGACTCCGCCGCGGTGAAGGCCACCATCCAGCGTCACCTGACCCACGCCCGGTCGGCGCGCAAGAGCGAACTCGGTCCCATCGACGGCGTCGACACCCCCGACGCGCAGACAGTCGTCCTGCGGCTGAAGCAGCCGTTCGCACCCCTGCTCGGCGCCCTCGCCGACCGCGCCGGCATGATCATGAGTGCGAAGGCGTTGCAGAGCCTCGGCGACGACTTCGCCTCGGCGCCGGTCTGCGTCGGCCCCTTCAAGTTCGCCAAGCGGGTGCCGCAGAACTCCATCGAGGTCGTGAAGGACCCGAACTACTACGAAACCGACAAGGTCCACCTGGACGGCATCTCGTGGCGCATCCTCAGCGACGCCAGCATCCGCGCGGCCAACCTGCGCGCCGGTGACGCCCAGGTCGCCGACAGCATCTCCACACAGGATGTCGCCTCCCTGCGGCAGGAGGCCTCGATCTCCGTCCTGCAGTCGCAGTCCCTCGGCTACCAGGGCCTCACGATCAACATCGGCAACGTCGACGGGATCGGCACCGCGCCCAAGCCGATCAACCGCCCCCTTGCGCAGAACGCCAAGGTCCGGCAGGCCTTCGAGCACGCCATCGACCGGAAGGCGCTGGTCGACGCGGTCTTCAACGGCATCCACACCGCTGCCTGCTCACCCATCTCTCCGGCCAGCCCGTTCTCGTCTCCCGAGGCGCAGACCTGCCCGGCGCACGACCCCGCCAAGGCCAAGCAGCTCCTCACCGAGGCGGGCGTGCAGATGCCGTACACGATCACGATGCTCGCGTCGAATACGCCCGACACGCTGCGCCTCGCGCAGGCACTGCAGTCCATGCTCAAGGACGGCGGATTCGACCTGAAGATCAACCCGGTGGAGTACTCCTCCCTCCTGGACGAGCAGGACCGCGGCAACTTCGAGCTGCTGCAGCTCGGCTGGAGCGGGCGGATCGACCCGGACGCCAACATCACGAACTTCGTCGGCACCCGCGCGAGCCAGAACGTCTCCGGCTACAGCAACCCCCAACTCGACACCCTGCTGACCCAGGCCCGCCAGGCCGGCGACATCGAGGAGCGCAAGAAGCTGTACGGGCAGGCTGTCACGCTGCTCCAGCAGGACGACGCCCTGATCTACCTCTACCGGCAGCGGAACCTCACCGCCGTCAGCAAGCAGATCCAGGGCCTGCAGGTCTTCCCGGACGGCGTGATCCGCGCGGCCTTCGCCGGTTTCACCAAGTAG
- a CDS encoding NAD(P)-dependent oxidoreductase — protein sequence MRTVVFGATGPTGRHITEQALTAGHEVVAVTRRPHTVQPRPGLTVVGADVADPHAVHRAVGGSDAVLSSLGVPLTSKPITVYSRGNANILAAMHRHGVKRLVTVSSSVMDPTWRPTGEFFFNNVLDPLFNRRVGRTAHDDMRRMESLVRDSDLDWTIARPSGLFDHPAVTRYQVAENVADGLFTARADLAASMVAQLTDARFVRRAMAVITTEVRPSIAGLIWREAVLKKK from the coding sequence ATGCGCACTGTCGTCTTCGGCGCCACCGGTCCCACCGGCCGCCACATCACCGAGCAGGCCCTGACCGCGGGCCACGAGGTCGTCGCGGTCACCCGCCGCCCACACACCGTGCAACCCCGCCCCGGTCTCACCGTGGTCGGCGCCGACGTCGCGGACCCGCACGCCGTGCACCGGGCCGTCGGCGGCAGCGACGCGGTCCTGTCCAGCCTGGGTGTCCCGCTCACCTCGAAGCCGATCACCGTGTACTCGCGGGGCAACGCCAACATCCTGGCCGCGATGCACCGGCACGGTGTGAAGCGCCTTGTCACGGTCAGCTCCAGCGTCATGGATCCAACCTGGCGACCGACCGGCGAGTTCTTCTTCAACAACGTGCTGGATCCGCTCTTCAACCGCAGGGTGGGCCGCACCGCGCACGACGACATGCGCCGCATGGAGTCCCTCGTACGCGACAGCGACCTGGACTGGACCATCGCCCGGCCTTCCGGGCTGTTCGACCACCCGGCCGTCACGCGCTACCAGGTGGCCGAGAACGTCGCGGACGGCCTGTTCACGGCACGGGCCGATCTGGCGGCGAGCATGGTGGCGCAGTTGACCGACGCCCGGTTCGTCCGCCGGGCGATGGCGGTGATCACCACCGAGGTCAGGCCGAGTATCGCGGGTCTGATCTGGCGCGAGGCCGTGCTGAAGAAGAAGTGA
- a CDS encoding ABC transporter permease codes for MARYLLTRAWQSALTLLLSTIVVFFGVRALPGDPALALAGEDRSPEALEAIRRHYGLDQPLPLQFAQYVERMVQGDFGVSIRTGTPVSSMLTTALPVTVELSVLAILLATALGVGAGVLAAVRRGRPAEWVANGMALIGLSVPHFWLGLLAILYLSVATGLFPASGFVPILEDPVDNLHHIVLPAVILGTGLAAIIMRQTRSAVLDSLSSDYVRTAKAKGLRPRAVITQHALRNSLIVVVTVVGLQLGGLISGAVVTEQIFGLPGFGKMTIDAVFQRDYPVIQAVVLLTATAYIVINFFVDLLYSVIDPRIRVTGDPA; via the coding sequence GTGGCCCGATATCTCCTCACCCGAGCCTGGCAGTCCGCGCTGACCCTGCTGTTGTCGACGATCGTGGTGTTCTTCGGCGTACGGGCGCTCCCCGGTGATCCGGCCCTCGCGCTGGCCGGCGAGGACCGCTCGCCGGAGGCCCTCGAAGCCATCCGTCGGCACTACGGGCTCGACCAGCCGCTGCCACTGCAGTTCGCGCAGTACGTGGAACGCATGGTGCAGGGCGACTTCGGGGTGTCGATCCGCACCGGTACGCCGGTCTCGTCGATGCTCACGACCGCCCTGCCGGTGACCGTTGAACTCTCCGTCCTGGCGATCCTGCTCGCCACGGCGCTCGGCGTCGGCGCCGGGGTGCTCGCGGCGGTCCGCCGCGGGCGCCCGGCGGAGTGGGTGGCCAACGGCATGGCCCTGATCGGCCTGTCGGTGCCGCACTTCTGGCTCGGGCTGCTCGCGATCCTGTACCTGTCCGTGGCGACCGGGTTGTTTCCCGCCTCCGGCTTCGTGCCGATCCTGGAGGATCCGGTGGACAACCTGCACCACATCGTCCTGCCGGCGGTGATCCTCGGGACCGGCCTCGCCGCCATCATCATGCGGCAGACCCGGTCGGCGGTGCTGGACTCGCTCTCCTCGGACTACGTACGAACGGCGAAGGCGAAGGGCCTGCGGCCGCGCGCCGTCATCACCCAGCACGCCCTGCGGAACAGCCTGATCGTGGTGGTGACCGTCGTGGGCCTCCAGCTCGGGGGCCTGATCTCGGGTGCCGTCGTTACCGAACAGATCTTCGGGCTGCCGGGCTTCGGCAAGATGACCATCGACGCGGTGTTCCAGCGGGACTACCCGGTGATCCAGGCCGTCGTCCTGCTCACCGCGACGGCGTACATCGTGATCAACTTCTTCGTCGACCTGCTCTACTCGGTCATCGATCCACGCATCAGGGTGACGGGAGATCCGGCATGA
- a CDS encoding TetR/AcrR family transcriptional regulator, translated as MLNKTRGRPRGNPDTKARIAEVARELFLKHGYPGTTVRAIAAAAGVDSALISYHFGSKQGLFSQSLTLLCVDPAALDQALRGDRAGLADRLLDSVTGLWDATAPAGNRMAVQDDDTMRALRDYLDGELRLRIAEFLGGPDATLRATAAVGVLGGLIFTRYLNPIRSIGVLSPADVRRVFGPALRAALSGQPRRA; from the coding sequence GTGTTGAATAAAACCCGGGGTCGGCCCCGCGGCAACCCCGATACCAAGGCCCGCATCGCCGAGGTCGCCCGCGAGCTGTTCCTGAAGCACGGATATCCGGGTACGACCGTCCGGGCGATCGCCGCCGCGGCGGGCGTCGACTCGGCGCTGATCAGCTACCACTTCGGCTCCAAGCAGGGTCTCTTCAGTCAGTCACTGACCCTGCTGTGCGTCGATCCCGCCGCTCTCGACCAGGCTCTGCGGGGTGACCGGGCCGGGCTGGCCGACCGCCTGCTCGACTCGGTCACCGGCCTGTGGGATGCCACCGCGCCCGCCGGGAACCGGATGGCGGTGCAGGACGACGACACGATGCGCGCCCTGCGTGACTACCTGGACGGTGAGCTGCGCCTCCGCATCGCTGAATTTCTCGGCGGGCCCGATGCGACGCTGCGCGCCACCGCTGCGGTAGGCGTGCTGGGTGGGCTGATCTTCACGCGGTACCTCAACCCGATCCGCTCGATCGGTGTGCTGTCCCCGGCCGACGTCCGGCGCGTCTTCGGGCCGGCGCTGCGGGCCGCCCTGTCTGGCCAACCCCGACGGGCGTGA
- a CDS encoding ABC transporter permease, with protein sequence MTVLTVPMAETGSVSISRRTRVLRRLRRNPLAVVSFVVLALAAVIALLSPWIAPYSVDQTDFARTFAPPGSPGHLLGTDDLGRDVLSRIMLGARASLQVGLLAVATSLVIGVPLGLAAGYFRAWDAVISRFTDLLLAFPFLIMAVGLAAIRGASLGNAAVAIGIAQIPGVIRVVRSDTLRLKSLDFVAAAVVDGASDLWVLARHILPNATSVILVQATVAIPAAILGEAVLSFLGLGIQPPNPSLGTMLATAQQFAARAPWAAVLPGVVIMGLALAFNVFGDALRDALDPKGDRG encoded by the coding sequence ATGACCGTCCTCACCGTTCCCATGGCGGAGACCGGTTCGGTCAGCATCAGCCGGCGTACCCGCGTCCTGCGGCGGTTGCGACGCAACCCGCTCGCCGTCGTGAGTTTCGTCGTGCTCGCGCTGGCAGCCGTCATCGCGCTGCTCTCGCCCTGGATCGCGCCGTACTCCGTCGACCAGACCGATTTTGCCCGCACGTTCGCACCCCCCGGCAGCCCCGGCCACCTGCTCGGCACCGACGACCTCGGGCGGGACGTGCTGTCCCGGATCATGCTCGGGGCGCGGGCGTCGCTCCAGGTGGGGCTCCTGGCGGTGGCCACCTCCCTGGTCATCGGTGTTCCGCTCGGGCTCGCCGCCGGTTACTTCCGGGCCTGGGACGCCGTCATCTCACGCTTCACCGACCTGCTGCTCGCGTTCCCGTTCCTGATCATGGCGGTCGGGTTGGCGGCCATCCGGGGCGCCAGCCTCGGCAACGCCGCCGTGGCCATCGGCATCGCCCAGATCCCCGGCGTGATCCGGGTGGTGCGCTCGGACACGCTGCGGCTCAAGTCGCTGGACTTCGTCGCCGCCGCCGTCGTGGACGGCGCGAGCGACCTGTGGGTGCTCGCCCGGCACATCCTGCCGAACGCGACATCGGTGATCCTGGTGCAGGCGACGGTCGCGATTCCGGCCGCGATCCTCGGCGAGGCGGTGCTCTCGTTCCTCGGCCTCGGCATCCAACCCCCGAACCCCAGCCTGGGCACCATGCTGGCCACCGCCCAACAGTTCGCCGCCCGAGCCCCGTGGGCGGCGGTTCTTCCCGGCGTCGTGATCATGGGGCTTGCGCTCGCGTTCAACGTCTTCGGCGACGCCCTCCGGGACGCCCTCGACCCGAAGGGAGACCGGGGATGA